Proteins found in one Microbaculum marinisediminis genomic segment:
- a CDS encoding DUF2842 domain-containing protein: MGYRTRRWIGVAVLAIFVPVYVLIAMEVGARYIDSLSGVIQFVYYLVAGFAWTLPAMMLIKWMRKVPRPQNRVREDFRL; encoded by the coding sequence ATGGGCTACCGGACAAGACGCTGGATCGGCGTGGCAGTGCTGGCGATATTCGTGCCGGTCTACGTGCTGATCGCGATGGAGGTCGGCGCGCGCTATATCGATTCCCTGAGCGGCGTGATCCAGTTCGTCTACTACCTCGTCGCCGGCTTCGCCTGGACGCTTCCCGCGATGATGCTGATCAAATGGATGCGCAAGGTGCCGCGGCCGCAGAATCGCGTCCGCGAGGATTTCAGGCTCTGA
- a CDS encoding COX15/CtaA family protein, translating into MANSDIAAAETATPRQRAARPFIRYWLWFMAFLVLAMVIVGGATRLTESGLSITEWKPVTGALPPMSQSDWIDAFEKYRQIPQYEKVNKGMSLDEFKTIYWWEWAHRQFGRLIGVAFFVPFVWLLATRRVERRLVPWLVGAFVLGGLQGALGWYMVTSGLVERVSVSQYRLASHLVLASAIFAYLIWVAESLRERPAEAISPRRLRTTAGLIVVLVLLQIVLGGLVAGLDAGLTYQTWPLMDGRFIPDGLWMQAPAWLNVFENITTVQFDHRMLAYLLMLVTFLHAIDTFGSAGEGPAPARAVYLAGFTFGQAGLGIATLLMGVPILIALAHQAGALIVLAMATVHYYGLRHPVGAPQPMPGASAKETPLEEIQRG; encoded by the coding sequence ATGGCGAATTCCGACATCGCGGCGGCCGAGACCGCTACCCCCCGGCAGCGCGCGGCGCGTCCCTTCATCCGCTACTGGCTGTGGTTCATGGCGTTTCTCGTCCTCGCCATGGTGATCGTCGGCGGCGCTACGCGGCTCACCGAGTCCGGCCTGTCCATCACCGAGTGGAAGCCCGTCACCGGCGCGCTGCCGCCGATGAGCCAGTCCGACTGGATCGACGCCTTCGAGAAGTACCGGCAGATCCCGCAATACGAAAAAGTCAACAAGGGGATGAGCCTCGACGAGTTCAAGACCATCTACTGGTGGGAGTGGGCGCATCGTCAGTTCGGCCGTCTGATCGGCGTCGCCTTCTTCGTGCCGTTCGTCTGGTTGCTGGCGACGCGACGGGTGGAACGGCGGCTGGTGCCCTGGCTCGTCGGCGCCTTCGTGCTCGGCGGCCTGCAGGGCGCGCTCGGCTGGTACATGGTGACGAGCGGTCTCGTCGAGCGCGTCTCGGTCAGCCAGTACCGGCTGGCGTCCCATCTGGTCCTTGCCTCGGCGATTTTCGCCTATCTGATCTGGGTTGCCGAAAGCCTGCGCGAGCGTCCGGCGGAGGCGATAAGTCCGCGCCGCCTGCGAACGACCGCGGGATTGATCGTCGTCCTCGTGCTGCTGCAGATCGTGCTCGGTGGCCTCGTCGCCGGCCTCGACGCGGGGCTGACCTATCAGACCTGGCCGCTGATGGACGGCCGGTTCATCCCCGACGGCCTTTGGATGCAGGCGCCGGCCTGGCTGAACGTCTTTGAGAACATTACCACCGTGCAGTTCGACCACCGGATGCTGGCGTATCTGCTGATGCTGGTGACCTTCCTCCACGCCATCGACACGTTCGGATCGGCGGGCGAGGGGCCGGCGCCGGCGCGCGCGGTCTATCTGGCGGGGTTCACCTTCGGGCAGGCCGGTCTGGGCATCGCGACGCTATTGATGGGCGTGCCCATCTTGATCGCGCTCGCCCACCAGGCCGGTGCCCTGATCGTGCTGGCCATGGCCACCGTGCATTACTACGGCCTGCGCCACCCGGTGGGCGCGCCACAGCCGATGCCCGGTGCCAGCGCAAAGGAAACCCCTCTGGAGGAGATCCAGAGGGGCTAG
- a CDS encoding O-acetylhomoserine aminocarboxypropyltransferase: MSEEHVPGFNTLSIHAGAQPDPTTGSRATPIYQTTSFVFEDVDHAASLFGLQAFGNIYSRIGNPTCAVLEERIAALEGGTAALGVASGHAAQVLVMHTLLQPGDEFIAGGQLYGGSINQFNHSFKKFDWHVVWADSTDPASFEKAVTPKTKAIFIESVANPGGVVVDIEAIAQVARRAGVPLIVDNTLATPYLCRPFEHGADIVVHSATKFLGGHGNSIGGLIVDGGSFNWMREGRYPTLSEPCESYQGMILGETFGNFAFAIACRVLGLRDLGPALSPFNAFMILTGIETLSLRMQRHCDNAQAVAEYLSSHPKVAWVSYAGLAGDRYHALQQKYCPKGGGAVFTFGVKGGYDAGVKVVSSTKLFSHLANIGDTRSLIIHPASTTHRQLSDQQKTSAGAGPDVIRLSVGIEDKEDIIADLDQALASA; this comes from the coding sequence ATGAGCGAAGAACACGTGCCGGGCTTCAACACCCTTTCAATCCATGCGGGCGCCCAGCCCGATCCGACGACCGGTTCGCGCGCGACGCCAATCTACCAGACGACCTCCTTCGTGTTCGAGGACGTCGACCATGCCGCGTCGCTGTTCGGTCTGCAGGCCTTCGGTAACATCTACAGCCGCATCGGCAATCCGACCTGCGCCGTGCTGGAAGAACGCATTGCCGCGCTCGAAGGCGGCACCGCCGCGCTCGGGGTGGCTTCTGGCCATGCCGCCCAGGTGCTGGTGATGCACACGCTGCTGCAGCCGGGGGACGAGTTCATCGCCGGGGGCCAGCTCTACGGGGGGTCGATCAACCAGTTCAACCATTCGTTCAAGAAGTTCGACTGGCACGTGGTCTGGGCCGACTCCACCGACCCGGCCAGCTTCGAGAAGGCGGTGACGCCGAAGACCAAGGCGATCTTCATAGAGTCGGTCGCCAACCCGGGCGGCGTCGTGGTCGACATCGAGGCGATCGCCCAGGTGGCGCGTCGCGCCGGTGTGCCGCTCATCGTCGACAATACGCTGGCGACGCCGTATCTGTGCCGGCCGTTCGAGCACGGCGCCGATATCGTCGTGCACTCGGCGACGAAGTTCCTCGGCGGTCACGGCAACTCGATCGGCGGCCTGATCGTCGACGGCGGCTCCTTCAACTGGATGCGTGAAGGCCGCTATCCCACGCTTTCGGAGCCCTGCGAGTCCTATCAGGGCATGATCCTCGGCGAGACCTTCGGCAACTTCGCCTTCGCCATCGCCTGCCGCGTGCTCGGCCTGCGCGACCTCGGCCCGGCCCTGTCGCCGTTCAACGCGTTCATGATCCTGACCGGCATCGAGACGCTGTCGCTGCGCATGCAGCGCCATTGCGACAATGCCCAGGCGGTGGCCGAATACCTGTCGAGCCATCCGAAGGTGGCGTGGGTGTCCTATGCCGGCCTTGCGGGCGACCGCTATCACGCGCTTCAGCAGAAGTACTGCCCGAAGGGCGGCGGCGCGGTGTTCACCTTCGGCGTGAAGGGCGGATACGACGCCGGCGTTAAGGTGGTGTCGAGCACCAAGCTGTTCTCGCACCTGGCCAATATCGGCGACACCCGCAGCCTGATCATCCATCCGGCCTCGACCACGCACCGCCAGCTCTCCGACCAGCAGAAGACGTCGGCGGGCGCCGGTCCGGACGTGATCCGGCTCTCGGTCGGCATCGAGGACAAGGAAGACATCATCGCCGATCTCGACCAGGCCCTCGCCTCGGCCTGA
- a CDS encoding CoA-binding protein, with product MNHDRYSDDYIRGILDECKVIAMVGASANSIRPSYFAMKYLLEKGYRVIPINPGQAGKEILGQTVHASLADVPEAIDMVDIFRASEAAAAVVDEALALSPLPKVIWMQLGVRNDAAAAKAEAAGLKVVMNRCPKIEYGRLSGEIAWAGVNRGTVSSKRPTLSVGGIQRMALKKDGNLS from the coding sequence ATGAATCACGATCGCTATTCCGACGACTACATCCGCGGCATCCTCGACGAGTGCAAGGTCATCGCCATGGTCGGGGCCAGCGCCAATTCCATCCGGCCCAGCTACTTCGCGATGAAGTACCTCCTGGAAAAGGGCTACCGCGTCATCCCCATCAATCCCGGCCAGGCCGGCAAGGAAATCCTGGGACAGACGGTCCATGCCAGCCTCGCCGACGTTCCCGAGGCGATCGACATGGTCGATATCTTCCGCGCCTCGGAGGCGGCCGCCGCCGTCGTCGACGAGGCGCTGGCGCTCAGCCCGCTCCCGAAGGTCATCTGGATGCAACTTGGCGTACGCAACGACGCGGCCGCGGCGAAGGCGGAGGCCGCCGGACTGAAGGTCGTCATGAACCGGTGCCCGAAGATCGAGTACGGCAGACTGTCCGGAGAGATCGCCTGGGCCGGCGTCAACCGGGGTACGGTCTCCAGCAAGCGTCCCACTTTGTCCGTGGGAGGAATTCAACGTATGGCCTTGAAAAAAGATGGGAATCTTTCCTAG
- a CDS encoding enoyl-CoA hydratase: MSTAETIDKATDGSSDAPLLIRREDAVTVLTLNRPAARNALAECLLDALAAAFADLHDDAETKTVVLTGAPPAFCAGHDLREMTEARAQADRGRAYFATIFAKCSAVMQAIVACPKPVIAAVDGIATAAGCQLVATCDLAVAGAGARFATPGVNIGLFCSTPMVALTRNVSPKHAMEMLLTGEMADAGRAEAIGLVNRVVPEGQALEAAMALARLIADKSPLTVKTGKEAFYRQREMPLADAYAYTARVMTENMLARDAEEGIGAFLEKRKPVWTGS; the protein is encoded by the coding sequence ATGTCGACAGCCGAAACGATCGACAAGGCTACCGACGGATCCTCGGACGCGCCGCTGCTTATCCGCCGCGAGGATGCCGTCACCGTCCTCACCCTCAACCGGCCGGCCGCGCGCAACGCCCTGGCCGAATGCCTGCTCGACGCGCTGGCGGCCGCCTTCGCCGACCTGCACGACGACGCGGAGACGAAGACGGTCGTGCTGACCGGCGCGCCGCCGGCCTTCTGCGCGGGCCACGACCTGCGCGAGATGACCGAGGCGCGGGCGCAGGCCGACCGCGGGCGGGCCTATTTCGCGACCATCTTCGCCAAGTGCAGCGCCGTCATGCAGGCGATTGTCGCCTGCCCCAAGCCGGTCATCGCCGCGGTCGACGGCATCGCCACGGCGGCGGGCTGCCAGCTCGTTGCGACCTGCGACCTCGCGGTCGCCGGCGCCGGCGCCCGGTTCGCCACGCCCGGCGTCAATATCGGTCTGTTCTGCTCCACGCCGATGGTGGCGCTGACCCGCAACGTGTCGCCGAAGCACGCCATGGAAATGCTGCTGACCGGCGAGATGGCGGACGCGGGCCGCGCCGAGGCGATCGGTCTCGTCAACCGGGTGGTGCCCGAAGGCCAGGCCCTCGAGGCGGCGATGGCGCTGGCGCGCCTGATCGCCGACAAGTCGCCGCTGACGGTGAAGACCGGCAAGGAAGCCTTCTATCGCCAGCGCGAGATGCCGCTGGCGGACGCCTACGCGTACACCGCCCGGGTCATGACCGAGAACATGCTGGCGCGGGACGCGGAGGAAGGCATCGGCGCCTTCCTCGAAAAACGCAAACCCGTCTGGACCGGGTCGTAG
- a CDS encoding PaaI family thioesterase, whose product MTARDVEAFLDSEFPQMQHGGKSYGIESVRPLGAVVRMDFHDKHVRPGGTISGPAMMGLADYAMYVALLANIGPVALAVTTNLSINFLRKPAPVDMLADCTIIKLGKRLAVGEVALFSEGSDEMVSHAVLTYSIPSE is encoded by the coding sequence ATGACGGCGCGAGACGTCGAAGCCTTTCTGGACAGTGAATTTCCGCAGATGCAGCACGGTGGAAAATCCTACGGGATCGAATCCGTGCGCCCGCTCGGCGCCGTGGTGCGGATGGACTTTCACGACAAGCATGTTCGCCCCGGCGGAACCATTTCCGGCCCCGCGATGATGGGGCTCGCCGACTATGCGATGTATGTGGCGCTTCTCGCCAATATCGGCCCGGTCGCGCTGGCGGTGACCACCAACCTGTCGATCAATTTCCTGAGAAAGCCCGCCCCTGTCGACATGCTGGCCGACTGCACGATCATCAAGCTCGGCAAGCGGCTCGCCGTCGGCGAGGTGGCGCTTTTCTCCGAAGGCTCCGACGAGATGGTGTCGCATGCGGTGCTGACCTATTCGATCCCCAGCGAATAA
- the rplM gene encoding 50S ribosomal protein L13, with protein sequence MKTYSAKPAEVEKQWVVIDADGLVVGRLAALIATRLRGKHKATFTPHVDCGDNVVVVNADKVVLTGRKRDNKTYYWHTGYPGGIKERTAAKILDGKHPERVVEKAVERMLPRGPLGRQQMKNLRVYAGPNHPHEAQQPVALDVASLNSKNVRSQ encoded by the coding sequence ATGAAGACCTATTCGGCGAAACCGGCCGAGGTGGAAAAGCAGTGGGTCGTGATCGACGCCGACGGTCTCGTCGTCGGCCGTCTCGCCGCGCTGATCGCCACCCGGCTTCGCGGCAAGCACAAGGCGACGTTTACCCCGCATGTCGATTGCGGCGACAATGTCGTGGTCGTCAACGCGGACAAGGTGGTGCTCACCGGCCGCAAGCGCGACAACAAGACCTACTACTGGCACACCGGCTATCCCGGCGGCATCAAGGAGCGCACCGCGGCCAAGATCCTCGACGGCAAGCACCCCGAGCGGGTGGTCGAGAAGGCCGTTGAGCGCATGCTGCCGCGCGGACCGCTCGGCCGTCAGCAGATGAAGAACCTCCGGGTCTATGCCGGCCCGAACCATCCCCACGAGGCGCAGCAGCCCGTCGCCCTCGACGTGGCCTCCCTCAATTCGAAGAACGTCAGGAGCCAGTGA
- the rpsI gene encoding 30S ribosomal protein S9, whose translation MSEQELQSLEELGGALGQGEANEAPVYEQKLDAQGRAYATGKRKNAIARVWIKPGSGVITVNGRDFEKYFARPVLRMVLQQPLVAANRQNQYDVVCTVTGGGLSGQAGAVRHGVSKALTHFEPELRSVLKKGGFLTRDSRVVERKKYGKAKARRSFQFSKR comes from the coding sequence ATGAGCGAGCAGGAACTCCAGTCGCTCGAGGAGCTCGGCGGCGCCCTTGGACAGGGCGAGGCGAACGAGGCCCCGGTTTACGAGCAGAAGCTCGATGCGCAGGGCCGCGCCTATGCCACCGGCAAGCGGAAGAACGCGATCGCCCGTGTCTGGATCAAGCCGGGCTCCGGCGTGATCACGGTCAACGGCCGCGATTTCGAGAAGTACTTCGCGCGCCCGGTGCTGCGCATGGTGCTGCAGCAGCCGCTGGTCGCGGCCAACCGGCAGAACCAGTACGACGTCGTCTGCACGGTGACGGGCGGTGGCCTGTCGGGCCAGGCCGGCGCGGTGCGGCACGGCGTTTCCAAGGCGCTGACCCACTTCGAGCCCGAACTGCGGTCCGTCCTGAAGAAGGGCGGCTTCCTGACCCGCGACTCGCGCGTCGTCGAGCGTAAGAAGTACGGTAAGGCCAAGGCCCGCCGTAGCTTCCAGTTCTCGAAGCGCTGA
- the argC gene encoding N-acetyl-gamma-glutamyl-phosphate reductase produces MTMTKVAILGASGYTGAELVRLIARHPSLQIAALTADRKAGQAMADVFPHLAILDLPPLTTIDEVDWSGVDAVFCALPHATTQKVIAGLPERLKVVDLSADFRLEDPEAYKTWYGHEHAETALQKQVVYGLPEFYRDSIKGARIVANTGCYVATALIPLIPILKAGLADPDWIVIDAKSGASGAGRAAKEANLFTEVSEGFHAYSVAGHRHMGEIDQELSKAAGRPVVASFTPHLLPQNRGILATTYLKGEADTIHAHLAERFADEPFVHVLPYGKVPATRHVRGSNHCLIGVVADRQPGRTIVISVLDNLVKGASGQAIQNMNLMLGLPETTGLEQVPLFP; encoded by the coding sequence ATGACCATGACGAAGGTCGCGATCCTCGGCGCCAGCGGTTACACCGGAGCGGAGCTCGTCCGCCTGATCGCGCGCCACCCGTCCCTGCAGATCGCCGCCTTGACCGCCGACCGAAAGGCCGGCCAGGCGATGGCGGACGTCTTCCCGCATCTTGCGATCCTCGACCTGCCGCCGTTGACCACCATCGACGAGGTCGACTGGTCGGGCGTCGACGCGGTGTTCTGCGCGCTGCCGCACGCGACCACCCAGAAGGTCATCGCCGGCCTGCCGGAGCGGCTCAAGGTCGTCGACCTGTCGGCCGATTTCCGGCTCGAGGATCCGGAGGCATACAAGACTTGGTACGGCCACGAGCACGCCGAGACGGCGCTGCAGAAGCAGGTCGTCTACGGTCTGCCCGAGTTCTATCGCGACAGCATCAAGGGCGCGCGGATCGTCGCCAACACCGGCTGCTACGTCGCCACCGCGCTGATCCCGCTGATCCCGATCCTGAAGGCGGGGCTCGCCGATCCGGACTGGATCGTCATCGACGCGAAGTCGGGTGCCTCCGGGGCTGGCAGGGCGGCAAAGGAAGCCAATCTCTTCACCGAGGTGTCGGAAGGCTTCCACGCCTATTCGGTCGCCGGGCATCGTCACATGGGCGAGATCGATCAGGAGCTGTCGAAGGCCGCCGGCCGGCCGGTGGTGGCGAGCTTCACACCGCATCTTCTGCCGCAGAACAGGGGCATTCTGGCAACGACCTATCTGAAGGGTGAGGCGGACACGATCCATGCCCATCTGGCGGAACGGTTTGCCGACGAGCCTTTCGTCCACGTGCTGCCCTACGGCAAGGTGCCGGCGACGCGGCATGTGCGCGGCTCCAACCACTGCCTGATCGGCGTCGTCGCCGACCGTCAGCCGGGCCGCACCATCGTCATCTCGGTGCTCGACAACCTGGTGAAGGGCGCCAGCGGCCAGGCGATCCAGAACATGAACCTGATGTTGGGACTGCCGGAGACGACCGGCTTGGAGCAGGTTCCCCTGTTTCCGTGA
- a CDS encoding DMT family transporter, with protein sequence MSLSVALLVLLSAVLHASWNAIVRIKGDRLAVVTLLATFGALIALPGVVLLPFPPADAWPWLMASMLLHIGYNAFLANAYQHGELGKVYPLARGTAPLITLVASLFIVGEALGPLKVLGVIVLGVGIIALTFDRGLRVLMEAPKGAVYALTTSLFIGGYTISDGLGARTAGDALAYTAWLFVLDGFPLLFYAVLVRGRGVGAMFAENWKAGLLAGALSIVAYAIVIWAMTVAPIALVAALRETSVVMAVVIGVVFLGEKLTTARMLSVAVVLAGLVLLRL encoded by the coding sequence GTGTCCCTCTCCGTCGCCCTCCTCGTCCTGCTGTCCGCCGTGCTGCACGCAAGCTGGAACGCGATCGTCCGTATCAAGGGCGACCGGCTGGCGGTGGTGACGCTGCTGGCCACCTTCGGCGCGCTGATCGCCCTGCCCGGCGTCGTGCTCCTGCCGTTTCCCCCCGCCGACGCATGGCCGTGGCTGATGGCGTCGATGCTCCTGCATATCGGCTACAACGCCTTCCTCGCCAACGCCTACCAGCATGGCGAGCTCGGCAAGGTCTATCCGCTGGCGCGTGGCACCGCGCCGCTGATCACGCTGGTTGCGAGCCTGTTCATCGTCGGCGAGGCGCTGGGGCCGCTGAAAGTGCTCGGCGTCATCGTGCTGGGCGTCGGCATCATCGCCCTCACCTTCGACCGCGGTCTCAGGGTGCTGATGGAGGCGCCCAAGGGCGCCGTCTACGCGCTGACGACCTCGCTGTTCATCGGCGGATACACGATTTCGGACGGCCTCGGCGCGCGGACGGCCGGCGACGCGCTCGCCTATACCGCCTGGCTGTTCGTGCTCGACGGCTTTCCGCTGCTGTTCTACGCGGTGCTTGTGCGCGGGCGCGGCGTCGGCGCGATGTTCGCGGAGAACTGGAAGGCCGGGCTCCTCGCCGGCGCCCTGTCGATCGTCGCCTACGCGATCGTCATCTGGGCGATGACGGTGGCCCCGATCGCGCTGGTCGCCGCCCTGCGCGAGACCAGCGTCGTCATGGCGGTTGTGATCGGGGTCGTTTTCCTGGGCGAGAAGCTGACCACGGCGCGGATGCTGTCCGTCGCCGTGGTGCTTGCCGGTCTGGTCCTGCTCAGGCTTTGA
- the phaC gene encoding class I poly(R)-hydroxyalkanoic acid synthase, with amino-acid sequence MDDTTRNPDQSFTIRDPEAFAQNMAQLTEEGGKAFAAMFEGSEKGEAKLIFAEEMNHAAKTLSQIAEKWLSDPRKAMEAQNRLWSGYLTLWTQALRRMAGEDAEPVAEPDRGDKRFAAPEWHRHPMFDFLKQAYLLTARWAETLVEETQDIDEHTRHKARFYVRQIANAISPSNFVLTNPELLQETLESNGDNLVRGMKMLAEDIKLGKGELKIRQSDPAGFEVGKNLALSPGKVVFENELMQLIQYAPATKTVYKRPFLMVPPWINKFYILDLRPEKSLFHWLVEQGHTVFCISWVNPDGRLARKSFEEYMKEGILTALDVVCDITGEDKVNVGGYCVGGTLLAATLAYLAETGDTRFASATFLTTQVDFTHAGDLKVFVDEAQVRAVEEDMADRGYLEGRRMATAFNLLRSNDLIWPYVVNNYLRGRAPFPFDLLYWNSDSTHLPAANHSFYLRNCYLENRLSRGEMEIAGVRLDLKKVKIPVYNLATKEDHIAPAKSVFLGSRCFGGPVRFVLAGSGHIAGVVNPPDKRKYQYWTGTKPAGEIDAWLAKAKEHPGSWWPDWQAWVSRLSKEQVKARAPGNRKYKPIEDAPGRYVKVKS; translated from the coding sequence ATGGACGATACGACGAGAAACCCGGACCAGAGCTTCACGATCCGCGACCCGGAAGCGTTCGCGCAGAACATGGCCCAGCTCACCGAGGAAGGCGGCAAGGCGTTTGCCGCCATGTTCGAGGGCAGCGAGAAGGGCGAGGCCAAGCTCATCTTCGCCGAGGAGATGAACCACGCCGCCAAGACGCTGTCGCAGATCGCGGAGAAATGGCTCTCCGATCCGCGCAAGGCGATGGAGGCGCAGAACCGGCTGTGGTCGGGATACCTGACCCTGTGGACGCAGGCGCTGCGGCGCATGGCCGGCGAGGATGCCGAGCCGGTGGCGGAGCCGGACCGCGGCGACAAGCGGTTCGCCGCGCCCGAGTGGCACCGGCACCCGATGTTCGACTTCCTCAAGCAGGCCTATCTGCTGACGGCGCGCTGGGCGGAAACGCTCGTGGAGGAGACTCAGGACATCGACGAGCACACGCGCCACAAGGCGCGGTTCTACGTGCGCCAGATCGCCAACGCGATCTCGCCGTCCAACTTCGTGCTGACCAATCCGGAGCTGCTGCAGGAAACGCTCGAGTCCAACGGCGACAACCTGGTGCGCGGCATGAAGATGCTCGCCGAGGACATCAAGCTGGGCAAGGGCGAGCTGAAGATCCGCCAGTCGGACCCGGCCGGTTTCGAGGTCGGCAAGAACCTGGCGCTCTCGCCGGGAAAGGTGGTGTTCGAGAACGAGCTGATGCAGCTCATCCAGTACGCGCCGGCGACCAAGACGGTCTACAAGCGGCCGTTCCTGATGGTGCCGCCGTGGATCAACAAGTTCTACATCCTCGATTTGAGACCGGAGAAATCGCTGTTCCACTGGCTCGTCGAACAGGGCCACACGGTCTTCTGCATCTCCTGGGTCAATCCCGACGGGCGGCTCGCGCGCAAGTCCTTCGAGGAATACATGAAGGAGGGCATCCTCACCGCGCTCGACGTGGTCTGCGACATCACCGGGGAGGACAAGGTCAATGTCGGCGGCTATTGCGTCGGCGGGACGCTGCTGGCGGCGACCCTCGCCTACCTGGCCGAGACCGGCGACACCCGCTTCGCCAGCGCCACCTTCCTGACCACCCAGGTCGACTTCACCCATGCCGGCGACCTGAAGGTGTTCGTCGACGAGGCCCAGGTCCGCGCGGTCGAGGAGGACATGGCCGATCGCGGCTATCTGGAGGGCCGGCGCATGGCGACCGCCTTCAACCTGCTCAGATCCAACGACCTGATCTGGCCCTATGTGGTCAACAACTACCTGCGCGGGCGCGCGCCCTTCCCCTTCGACCTGCTCTACTGGAACTCCGATTCCACCCACCTGCCGGCGGCGAACCACAGCTTCTACCTGCGCAACTGCTACCTGGAGAACCGGCTGTCGCGCGGCGAGATGGAAATCGCCGGGGTGAGGCTCGACCTGAAGAAGGTGAAGATCCCAGTCTACAACCTGGCGACAAAGGAAGACCATATCGCGCCGGCGAAATCGGTGTTTCTGGGCTCGCGCTGCTTCGGCGGACCGGTGCGCTTCGTTCTGGCCGGATCGGGTCACATCGCCGGCGTGGTCAACCCGCCGGACAAGAGGAAGTATCAGTACTGGACCGGCACGAAGCCGGCCGGCGAAATCGATGCGTGGCTGGCGAAGGCGAAGGAGCACCCCGGATCGTGGTGGCCGGACTGGCAGGCGTGGGTCTCCAGGCTAAGCAAGGAACAAGTCAAGGCGCGCGCGCCGGGCAACCGGAAATACAAACCGATCGAGGACGCCCCCGGCCGCTACGTCAAGGTGAAGAGCTGA
- a CDS encoding LL-diaminopimelate aminotransferase, whose amino-acid sequence MSEFHKTKRLPPYVFEQVNRLKATARAAGADIIDLGMGNPDLPTPKHIVDKLVETVTRPDTHGYSTSKGIPGLRRAQAGYYERRFGVKLDPDTQIVATIGSKEGFANIAQAITAPGDVVLVPNPTYPIHQFGFIISGGVIRQLPAKPDEDFLRAMDRAVAHSVPKPLAVVLNYPANPTGYCADLDFYKEVVDFARKHELFILSDIAYAEIYFGDTPPPSVLEVPGAIDLTVEFTSLSKTYSMPGWRVGFAVGNERLLSALARVKSYLDYGAFTPVQVAATAALNGPDSVIEEIRAVYRHRRDVMVEAFGRAGWPVPVPEATMFAWAPIPEKFRDAGSLEFAKLLVEKAEVAVSPGIGFGEDGEGFVRIALVENEQRIRQAARNIRRFLATADETMHNVVALGGQRG is encoded by the coding sequence ATGAGCGAATTTCACAAGACGAAGCGACTGCCGCCCTATGTCTTCGAACAGGTCAACCGCCTGAAAGCGACCGCCCGCGCCGCCGGCGCCGATATCATCGACCTCGGCATGGGCAACCCCGATCTGCCGACGCCCAAACATATCGTCGACAAGCTGGTCGAGACCGTGACGCGGCCCGATACGCACGGCTATTCCACATCGAAGGGGATACCCGGTCTTCGTCGCGCGCAGGCCGGCTATTACGAACGCCGCTTCGGCGTGAAGCTCGACCCCGACACCCAGATCGTCGCCACGATCGGCTCCAAGGAGGGCTTCGCCAACATCGCCCAGGCGATCACCGCGCCGGGCGACGTCGTTCTGGTCCCCAACCCGACCTATCCGATCCACCAGTTCGGTTTCATCATTTCCGGCGGCGTCATCCGCCAGCTCCCGGCGAAGCCCGACGAGGATTTCCTGCGCGCCATGGATCGCGCCGTCGCCCATTCGGTGCCGAAGCCGCTCGCCGTGGTGCTGAACTATCCCGCCAATCCGACCGGGTATTGCGCCGATCTCGACTTCTACAAGGAAGTCGTCGATTTCGCGCGCAAGCATGAGCTGTTCATCCTCTCCGACATCGCCTATGCCGAGATCTATTTCGGCGACACGCCGCCGCCGTCGGTACTGGAGGTTCCCGGCGCGATCGACCTGACGGTCGAATTCACCTCGCTGTCGAAGACCTATTCGATGCCGGGCTGGCGGGTCGGCTTCGCGGTCGGCAACGAGCGGCTCCTGTCCGCGCTGGCCCGGGTCAAATCCTATCTCGACTATGGCGCCTTCACCCCGGTTCAGGTCGCTGCCACGGCGGCGCTCAACGGTCCGGATTCCGTGATCGAGGAGATTCGCGCCGTCTACAGGCATCGACGCGACGTCATGGTCGAGGCCTTCGGCCGCGCCGGCTGGCCGGTTCCGGTCCCCGAGGCCACGATGTTCGCCTGGGCGCCGATCCCCGAGAAGTTCCGTGACGCCGGCTCGCTCGAATTCGCCAAATTGCTGGTGGAGAAGGCCGAAGTGGCGGTATCGCCCGGCATCGGCTTCGGCGAGGACGGAGAGGGCTTCGTGCGCATCGCGCTGGTCGAAAACGAGCAACGTATACGCCAGGCCGCCCGCAATATCCGCCGCTTTCTTGCCACGGCGGACGAAACCATGCACAACGTCGTCGCGCTCGGGGGGCAGCGCGGCTGA